CCAGGAATTAAGGAACGCATACTTATATCTCTCGATGTCTTCATATTTTGATGACTTAGGTTTGAAGGGCTTCGCGCACTATTTTAGGGTTCAAGCTAGAGAAGAGTTAGGCCATGCCATGAAGATCTACGAGTTTATCTATGATGCTGGTGGTAAGGTAGTCTTATCAGAAATTCCTCAACCAAAGACTTCATGGGGGGCTGTAAGTGAAGCTATTGAGGACTTTTATGTTGCCGAGGTAGAGAACACCAAGAGATTTTATGAGTTAATAGATGTAGCAAGAGAGGAAGGTAATAAAGCTGTGGAGACTTTCCTTAAATGGTTTATAGATGAGCAAGTAGAGGAAGTAAGTAGTGCTAACGATCTCTTAACGAAGATTAAGATGATAGGAGATCATAAGCCCACGCTTTTAATGCTCGACGCTAAACTAGCTGAAAGAAAATAAAATTTTATAACTGAAAGCCTCGTCTTTCAGGACAGGGATGTAGCTCTGAACCTCCCCGCAATCCTCAGGACGGGGGAGGAGGTCAATTGTCACTACATTTGGTTTTCTTTATCTATTAATGGAGAGTTAATATTATGTAGTAGTATGAGATAGCTACAGAGAAGGTAAGTATTATTGCTGGAATTAAATATTTATAGACTTTGAATAGGCTTTCTCTAAAGTATTGTACCGTGAAAACTAGACACAAGTGTACTGGCGATGCAACGTAAAATAAGAAAGCCGAGAGATATATGAGAGACGCGTCGCCGAGACTAAACGTTTTAAGACCTGCTAGTAACGGTACTGACGAAGTCACGCCAACTATTGGGGAGCCTGATATTAAGCTCATGAAGCCCGGTAGCAACACTTCTGTCATCACTACAGGAAACTTAATGCTACTTACTGCAGAACCTATAGAACTTGAGATTCCAGTAGTTATCATAGCGTAGTATATCAGCATAGCTCCCAAACTTGATAAAACCATGTTCATAACTCTATCGCTCTTTAAAGCAATAAAGAACTTACTCGAACTCACGTGTTCCTCACTTCTAGAAAACGATAAATAAGTGATTAGGGCAACTCCGAAGAAGCCGCCGATGGAAACGCTATAGTCACTGTAGTAATTTAGTGTGTCTAATATTTGACGTGCTATCAAGGCTACTATTATAGAGCCAAGTATGGGAGATAAGAAAGTCAGTAATCCTCCTAAGCTAGATTTTCTAGGGATAAGACCTTCTAGTGCAGAAGCTTGCTTACTGTTTTTGCGAGTTACGTAGAGTCCCGTCAGCACCATCAAAACCATTATAGGTACCTGATACATTGCTAGCTCTATGACAGAGTGGCCTGTTAAGGCTGCTGCTGTCATTAGGACTTGACTCATTGGGTATACCAAGAATATCGTGTGTCTGAACCATACGTTAAGAAAGGACATTAAGGTAGTGCTTAATCCTATAACAGCTCCTACGCTTGCTATCACAGGCGCTGACATTAATGCTCCTCCGGCAATAGGTAGCAGACCCATAACAGCCGGCACTATAGCTATTATCAGAACAGGTCTCCTAATATATCCTAGAAGCTCGTCACTCAGCTTATTAATCATGCGGGTCGAGCTATAGAGCTCAACTAATAAAGAGATAGAAAATGAGGCTAGAACTAGAGATAAGGTCCTGTCACTAGTTAAGGTTTGTAAGAATACGTCAGGTAGTAATAAGGGGTTCATTAAGATGACTATAAGTATGCCCTCTATCACTAGCGCGACGCCCACACTAATTCTGAGTCTCACCAGCGTGAGGAGAGTGACTAACGACACTGTAACGACCACGAATTCCCACATCATTTTGTCCAGACCGACTCAATATAACCAAGACATACTAATTAAGTCTTAAGACTTAGTATTAATGTTGGTCGAGCATGAAAGCACTGATAATAGGCTCAACAACTATTGACATGCTCGATGATACTTCCAGGATTGGCGGTTCCACGTATTACGGAGGATTAACACTATCTAAGTATTTAGGGGATGAGACACATGTTTTGACAACGGTAGACGATAACGTGTCGAGCTATTTCCACGAGACTTTCTCTAATTTAAGGATTTCTCTGCATGTTGTTAAGTGTGGTAAAGTCCCTCACTTCATAATAAGACACGGCAAAGCAGTTGATGTTCTCGTTAGTGAGTGCAGGATACCAGCTCTAGTAGCAAGAGAGCTAATAAACATTATTAAACCAGACATCATATTTTTAGCACCTGTTTACAGAGAAATAGATGTTGAAGAGTATGTCAGCCTGCTAAGATCATTGAGGGAACTTACAGCGTTTAAAGCTCTCGATATTCAAGGTCTCGTCAGAGTTTCTACTAGTAAGGGTATTGAGTGTCGTTGGCGTGAGGATTTACTGGACCTGATGAGTTTAGTAAACTTCACTCACGGAAATCTTAGAGAGTTTTGTTTTTCAGGTAACACTAATCAAATAATTGAGGTCTTGGTAAAATCAGAGAAGTTGAGGAATACGGCCGTAGCTATAACCACGGACTCTTTAGGTGTGTACTTGCTCTCTAATGGTAAGTGTTTTAAAGCAACTCCACTTAAAGTAGTTAGTGTAGACGAAGTGGGAGCCGGAGACGTATTTACCGCATCTGTAGCGCACTACGCAGCTGGAGGGAAAGACCTCTTCTATGCTGTGAGAGCTGGAGTCGTGAGTGCGTCGCTCAAGGTATGGAGAGCTTCTGATGTGTGGTTCACTGAGGAAGACCTCGAACGTTACTTGCCTCAAGTAGTCTTTGAGGAGCCGTGTTTCTGAGTTAATCTTCAGTTGCTTCAGAAAATATTTATCTAGTTCTTTGAAAGTATTTTATGGTGATTCTTTGTGAAGGGTTGGTGGGGTAAGATATTAAGAGTTAACTTAAGTAGTGGTACTATTAAGGTTCATGAATACCCTCAGGAGGATGCACTCAACTTTATAGGGGGTAGAGGATTAGCTGCCAAGATATTGTGGGATGAGGTTAGGGGAGTCGATCCTTTAAGTCCTGATAATAAGTTGATATTCGCGTGCGGACCCTTTAACGGGCTCCCAACACCTAGTGGAGGCAAGATGGTCGTAGCATCTAAGAGTCCTTTGACAGGCGGCTACGGCGACGGCAACTTAGGCACCATGGCTAGCGTTCATTTAAGGAAGGCAGGATATGACGCCCTAGTTGTTGAGGGTGCTGCTAAGAAGCCCGTCTATATCTACATAGAAAACGATAACGTGAGTATACTGAGTGCTGAGGGTCTGTGGGGTAAGACTACATTCGACGCTGAAAAAATACTTAAGGAGACTCACGGTAGAGACGTAGGAATTCTGAGTATAGGTCCTGGTGGAGAGAATCTAGTTAGATATGCGGTCGTGATATCTCAGGAGGGTAGGTCTGGCGGCAGACCAGGCATGGGTGCTGTGATGGGTAGTAAAAAACTTAAGGCAGTCGTCGTGAGAGGAACTAAGGAGATACCTGTCGCCGACAAGGAAGTTTTAACTAAGCTCTCGCAAGAAGCTTACAGAGCCATACTAGACTCGCCTGCCTACACATTCTGGCGCAGGCAGGGAACCATGGCTGCTGTTGAGTGGTGTAACGAGAACTCAGCGCTACCCGTCAGGAACTTTAGTGATGGGATATTCGAGTTCTCCAGAAGCATTGATGGGTACACGATGGAAGGTATGAAGGTCGGTCAGAGAGGGTGTCCCTACTGCAACATGATATGCGGTAACGTAGTCTTAGATGCTGAAGCTAGGGAGAGCGAGCTTGATTACGAGAACGTGGCGTTGTTAGGCTCTAACCTAGGCATAGGCAAACTGAATGAGGTGGCCGTGCTTAATAGACTAGCTGATGAGTTAGGGCTAGACACTATATCTCTAGGTGGGGTCATAGGTTTCGTTATGGAAGCAAAGGAAAAGAAGTTAATAAAAGATGACGAAGCCCCAGAATTCGGTGATTTCAAGAAAGCGAGAGAATTCGTGATTAACATAGCATACAAGAAGACTGAGCTAGGTAGGCTCGCAGCCGAGGGTGTCATGAGATTAAGTGAGTCTTTAGGTGGTAAGGAGTTCGCCATGCACGTCAAAGGTCTTGAAGTCAGCGGCTACAACTGCTTCGCATACCCTGCTATGGCATTAGCTTACGGGACCTCCTCTATAGGCGCTCATCATAAGGAAGCCTGGGTTATTGCCTGGGAGATAGGCACAGCACCAATAGAAGGTGAGAAGAGAAAGAGCGTGGAGTATAGAGTGACTTACGGCCCCGAGAAAGCAGCTAAGGTAGTAGAGCTACAGAGGTTGAGGGGAGGCATGTACGAGGTACTCACTGCTTGTAGGTTGCCCTGGGTTGAGGTAGGACTGAGCATAGAGTATTATCCGAAGCTCCTAGAAGCAATAACGGGAGTGAAATACACTTGGGAAGACCTCTACAGAGTAGCTGACAGGATCTACACCTTAATAAGAGCGTACTGGGTTAGGGAATTTAATGGGAGATGGGATAGAACTATGGATTACCCGCCTATCAGGTGGTTTAGTGAGGGACTTAAGAAGGGGCCTCTAAGAGGACAACATCTGGATAAAGACAAGTACGACGCATTACTTAGTGAGTATTATAAGTTAAGAGGCTGGGACGAGAGAGGAATACCTAAAAAAGAAACATTAAAGAAGTTAAGTCTTGAGTATGTAGTGCCCGAGCTAGAAAAACACGTCACACTAGAGTAACACTGGTATACCTGCCTAGTGCAACTGTTTTGGTTTTTATAAAGGTTTGTAAGGGGTTGATGTAGGTTATTTTATTGTGGGTTGAGCTCGCTCACGATGTGGGTGTGTGGTGAAGACTCGAGTGGGTGGGGTGTCTAAAGCCAGTATGTGGGGGTTTCCCCACAGCTATGAGCCAAATGAGGGTGAGCCGTGGGTGAGGTTACCCTGAAGGAGTGGAGACCGATGATAAGGCTTCCAATGAAAGGAGGCCTGAGGTCAATGAAGCCAAGGGTCGACAACAAACATGAAACCCAAACCCTGATTTTTATCCTTAATTAAGTTTCGGACCTCAAGTATTTTGGGAATGATAGAGTGGTTAGGTTGAGACTTCATGGAGTTTTTGCTCATTTGGCCGGCCAAGATGAGGTCTACGTAGAAGTGAATGAACCTACACCCGTAAGTGAATTACTGAAGAACATAATACCAAGATACGAAGAATTCGAGACAAAGATAATACTAATTAATGGGAAGCCGTCAGGAGAAGAAACTCTGGTGAGTGGCGACGACGAGGTTAAAGTGCTTCCAGTTCTTAGTGGTGGTTAGCTAGAGAAGTTATGAGCCTAGGTTCTTGACCTTCTTCACAAGCTCCTCAAACGAGGAGATGGCTTTTTCTTCGTTATAGTCGTTCATGCTTACGCAAAAAGTATTGAACCCTTCTTTTTCGTATGTTTTCTGTGTACCGCATTTAGTTATTCTGCACCGAGAGATTCTAGGGCAGAAAATAATAACTATTTTTCGTTCTTTCAAAACTAAGACCCTAGACTTCCTATTACGCTTAATCAAGTCTTCTCATCATCTTCTAAGCTGTCATTATTTATTTGAGGAAGTCTTCCCTTGGCGGAGAGAAAACCTCTATTATTATGGTTTTCCCCGGACCTGGGTTATAGACCTCGTGAGGCTCGTTAGATTCAAAGACGTATGACTCTCCCTCAGACACTATGAGTTCCTTACTCGGTGTTTTAAATACCATCCTGCCTTTTATTATGTATCCTGCTTGCTCATGAATGTGTGAATGCATAGGGAATCTAGCACCTTCATCTATCTCGAAGTAAACTAACATTACTTTGTCTCCGTAAGCTAGAACCCATCTTTTCACTCCCTTTACTGGTTCTTGAGGTTCTACCTGAAGTCTTGAGACATGCTTCAAGGTTCTCACATAATAGACGTCCGTTCTACGTATTTAAGCTTAATACGAAGTGTTTCTTGTCTGAGTAGCCCTACTCATTATATGGAGAGTAGCGCTATGCTTCTAAGAGTGTCTGCCACGTCCTCACACTTATCAGCAGAATTCTCTATAGAGTCCATTACTTCCTTTAACATCAGACATTGTGATATCTTTGATTCTTCGCAGTAGTTTAGGATCTCCTTAAATACTTCATGCCTTATATCATCCGTTTCTTCTTCGAGCCTCTCTATCTCGTTAGATATGCTGAGGACTTCTTTAGGGTTAACTAGGAGTTTTTCTGCCGCGTTCTTCATAAGTAGTGTTGATTTATGAACATTCTCGGCCATCTCACGCAGTCTATTGAGTATGTTTTCAGGTAGGTTTGTTGGTTCTATTAGTGATAGTCTCCTGCTCCAGCCCTTCGCGTAAGCTGCTACGTCATCAGATGTTAAAACAAGTCTAACGAGTTCTTCTCTGTCAATAGGGTGGAATATTTCCTTAGATAATTCTGAAAGTATTTTTCTTTTTACTTCATCAGCTTCTTTCTCATATTTGAAGACCTTATGCCACTCATCTTTTATGCCTTCAAGATCTTTTGTTAGGAAAAGTTCTATCATTTTCTTGGCGTGGTCAACTACCTCGATGATCTTGTCTACGTGCTCGATATAGAATCTAATAACGTCCCATTGTCTCCTTCTCGAGATCCAGGACCAGAGGGTCATGCTCTCACCCCTACAATATAAGTTAGCACGTAATAAATAGCGATACTAAGTCCTGAAGTTATGGGTAATGTGAGAAGCCATGAAGTCACTATGAATATCACGGTCTTTAAGTTGACACCCCGCCACCCACTCTTAGCCACACCAACACCTATTATAGAGCCTGCAGCTACGTAGGTAGTCGATATTGGCAGACCATAACCGAAAAGTATGTAGGGTATGGTAGTGAAGACCCAGACAGTAAGAGCGTTAGCGAATCCCGCGGCTAGAGCCATATTAAGGTCTAGCCTAGTTACTTTATACGCCAGCGTAGTAACGACTTTATAACCGATTGTGAGACCTCCTAAGGCTATGAAGACTGAGGCTAGGAGAGCCAGAAACCTCATGCTCTCCTCATCAGGTATCCCAAAACTGCTTGAAGTGACCGTTATGTAGACACCTGTAGCGTTAGCTACGTCATTAGCTCCAAAAGAATAAGCCGCGAAAGCCGCGAAGCCGAGTAATAATAACTTGTAGGTTCTACTATTGTTACTTGTTCCTAAACTTTTTGTAGCTCTATACATCGGTATCGCTAAAACCATAGACGCTATAGGTGAGATCATCCAACTAATTATTATGTCTCTAATTCTTTGGTAATTAATCATTGTTTCTTGAAAACCAAAAAGCATGTAGCTTAGTCCTACACCTACTACAGCACCTGTAATACTGTGTGTAGTCGATATTGGGGCACCAATTAACGTAGCTATAGTTATCCACAGAAAAGCTGATGCTGAAGCAGAGATTGCTCCTATGATCTCGATGTTTGACACTATCCCTTTACCAAGAGTCTTCATAACCATATAACCCTGCAGTAAAGCACCTAGCAACTGGAAAATCAGGAAAAGAATGAATGCTTGTCTAAACTTAAGTGTGCCGGAGCCGACGAGGACGCTAGTAGAGTTAGCCATATCGTTAGCTCCTATAGACCAGGCCAGGCATGCGGCAGTAGTAAGGCCTATAAAGAGCAGCAAATCATTCAAGCTAGCCCTACAAAAATTACGAGAGAGGCAAAATAAGTTGTTAAGTTAATTATTAAAGCTAATATAGCAAGTCGAGTAATCGTATTAGGGGACCGCAAAATGCTGAGACTTCACATGAATGAATCACCATACCCTCCTTCAAAGACTTCACTTGAGTACATCAATAAATACAGTAATCTCCTGAACTTATATCACGTTGAGCAATTATATGAAGAGCTACTCAACGAGTTAAGCAGTTATGCAGGCATTGACGAGAAGTTTATTGAGGTGTTCGCTGGTTCATCACCGATACTAGCCATCATGCTGACTTACGCCAAGATTACTGACTCAGGACTCATATTAACTCATCCAACATTTCACGTCATGTACAACCTAGTAGATAATTATAGTATCCGACACGCTTACGTAGAGTTAAGCAAGGAAGACTTTACTTTAGACATAAGTAGGCTTATAGAAGTATCTGAGGGGCACGTAGTCTACTTAATAAACCCTAACAACCCTACAAGCAATATTCTCCTAGAAGACCCTGAAGTACTGAAGAAGGTTGCTAAGAGAGCTAAGACGGTCTTCATAGATGAAGCTTACTACGAGTTTTCTGGGCTGACATTCAAAGACTTAGTCATGGAATATGATAATGTGGTGATCATAAGAACAGTCTCTAAAGCGTTTAGCTTAGCTGGAGCTAGGTTCGGGTACATAATCACTAGTGAGAAGATGAAGAAGGTTTTAAATAGCCTCAGAGTAGGATATGAGGTACCCATAACTACTCAAGCCGCAGCGTTAGGGGCGCTTAGAGACCCTTATTACATGAAAGAAGTAGTTAGTAAGATTATTGAGACTAGAGAGGGGGTCAAGAAAGCACTTATTGATGCAGGCATAAAGGTCGTAGAGAGCAGAACTAACTTTCTTTTCATTGATTTAGGCAAGCCTTGCAGAAAATATTGGGAGCTTCTTAAGAAGGATGGAATTCTGACCTTGTGTCTAGAAAACATAGAAAGACTTAAAGAATTTGGGAGTTGCTTCAGAGTCACTGTAGGCAGACCTGAAGAAATGAACTTATTCATTAAGAAATTGCTGGAGATCCTCAGTAGTTAAAATAATGCTTGTAAGCTCTCCGGATTATTGGGTTGGTTTCAGAACGTAATTTACTGAGACTAAAAGTATAGATAATGTCGTTGCTATTGTTACTACGTACCCTAAGAAATCCGTGTCTAAGCCGGGATTCGCCAGCAGAGGCAGCAACATTAGCCCACCTAAAGCGTTAAAGAATATGGTTACGCCAAAACCCGCAGTCATGACTTCTTTAGGTATTTGTTTCGCTATGTATGTGTTAATAGCTGTGTCTAGGAATGGGTAGAGAGGTATTTGCCAGATGAGTAGAGTTAGTAAGCCTTCAGACTTAACGAGCGCCCAGTAAACAAGCATGTATGCCAGTGTTGTCATAGAGAAGAGCGTTAACGGGTTGTACTTATCTGTTAGCCTTCCTGCGGCTATTCTTGCAGGAATAGAAAGGAGAGCTGTGAAACCCCCGTAAACAATTCCGAATAGTAGGTACTCTAACCACTCAGAGGAAGTATCTAAGATATTCTCAAGTTCTAGACTTAGCTTAGAAGGCGCTACAACATAAAGCAACTCTCTAGAGAACACTGTAAGTGAGAGAGCCAACAAAACTATTAAGAACCTCCTAAGACCCCAGTCTGAAGTACTTGACTCGCTTACTTTGAGCTCGGCCTGAGTAGTCTCCTTAGGGAAGAACACGATGAATATCAAGTATGTTAAGAAATAAGTGACTGCTATGATTATGAAGAGTCCTTCAGGACCTACGATACTGTAAAAGAGCCCCATAATAGAGGACCCCAAACTATACCCTACTCCAGTCCCTACAGTAAAGTAGCTGTACGCTCTGCCGGGACTAATACTAGAACTGCTAAAAACTGTCGTAAGTATTGAAGGCCATGAGAGAGCCCAAGAAAGAGCAGAGAAACTCAAGATTATAGAAAGAGTTAATGGTTCCTGACTACTTAAAGCTAGCAAGAAAGGAATAGTACCGCTAATACCTAGCAAAACCAAGTTTTTATCTCCTACATGCTTAACCAGCTTACCTGCCACCACAGCAAATAACGTAAACCCCCACTCAAGACCTGTGATAAGCATTATCGCTTGAAGACCACCACCTAATTCAACACCTATGTAACGCCTAGTGAAAGAGAAGTAAAGCCCCCAAGTAAGACTACTTAAGATAGCTCCTAAAGAATACATCATCCTCCAGGTACTCAAACCTTTACCCGCAGTACTCGAAGTTAAAGTCAGTGCTTAACACACCTCATTACATAGTAAGAATAAAAAATTTAATTAAAATTTAATAATTGTTGTGTGTTCCTTTCATGAAATTTAGATTAGTCTAACATTTATTAAGTTTTTAAAGAATTTCTCAGGGTGTGTGAGTTGAGGAAATTTGGAGATAAGATATGCGACTATGTAGTAGCTGTTGTCGGACAGCCCTCTGTCGGCAAGTCAACGTTTTTTACGCAAGTTACTGGCGAGCTAGTTCGCGTGGCTAATTGGCCTGGCACTACAGTAGAGCAAAAAGTCGGGATAGTTGCTTTTGAGGGTAAGGTTTTGTGCTTAGTTGATTTGCCAGGTATTTACGGCTTATCTCCTACGTCGCTCGAGGAAAAAATAACTAAGAATTTCTTAATTTCTAGTGATTGGGATGTTATTTTAGTTTTAACAGATTCATTGATTCCTGAGAGATCTATTTATCTACCAATACAGATTGGTGAAATGACTAACAAGTTAGTGATAGCTTTGACTAAGTGGGACGCGACACATAAGGCAGGTCTACACATAGATACAGAGAAGCTTAGTTCTAGATTAGGCTTCCCAGTAATCCCTATTTCGTCGATTACTGGTGAAGGAATTAGAGAGGTTCTAAGTACTCTAGTTGGTGTAGCTGAAGGCAGAGTTAAGAGCAGTCCACTCAAAATTGATTACGGCTTACTCGATAGCTATGTGAATGAGTTAATGGGACTCATCGATGACCGCGTGATAGGCAAATTACCTAAGAGGTTTGTAGCTCTCAGACTTTTAGAAGGAGATCAAGATGTAGTTAATATAATTAGGGATAGACCAGACATTATAGAAAAAAGTGAAAAGTTGCGAGAGGAATTCAGGAAAGCTACTGAGAGAACACCTGAAGAACTAGCTATCCTAGAGAGATATGAGTACGCGTCAAAGATAGTTAGAGAAACTGTAGTTAGAGTAAAAGTGAGACCGCGTATTACAGCCTTAATCGATAAAATTTACTTACATTCGTTGTTGGGTCCTCTGACCTCGGTCTTAACTATATTCGCTACGTTTGCTGCGGCCTTTACGTTGAATACAGGCTTTCCTCTCACGTATTTCCTCAGATACTTAGGTTTTGAGGCTGTAGCCAGCATATTAGAGACTTACAGCCTATCAGGATTGCTCGAAAGTACCTTTGTTCTTATAGGTGAAGCCGCTCGGGCAATGTTAGCAGACCTAAGCAAAGAACTAGCCTCTTTAGTAGCTGACGGCATATTAGGGGGTCTTGGTGCTGTATTGAGTTTCCTGCCTTTAATATTACTTGTCTCGATGTTTCTCTCAATACTTGAGGATAGTGGTTTGGGTCCTAGAATGGTTGCTTCCCTACACAATTTCTTCAAGTTTTTTGGATTGTCTGGAAGAGCCCTATACCCGCTAGTCATAGGGTTTGGCTGTAACGTTCCGGCAGTCTATCAGTCTAGGATCTCCGTAGACGAAGCTGAAAGACGTGAAGTAATAGCCTCAGCACCATTCATAATATGTCAAGCAAGACTAATTGTTCTGCTTTACTTTACTAGGGTGTTATTCCCTGGTGATGTATTTATTCAAGCATTCGCGATGGCAGTACTCTATATTCTGTCAATAATTCTATATCTGCTTACAGCTAAGTTAGTAAGGTTTTTAAGTAACGTTAAAGAGTCTCCAGAACTAATTATGGAGTTGCCTATGATACATAGGCCGAGCCTTAAAGTTATTTGGTGGAGTTCTTGGAGCAACGCTAAACATTTTCTCTATAAAGCAGGCCTAATAATTTTCACTCTCTCAATGCTTAGCTGGGTGCTACTATCTTATGGACCTACAGGATATGTTAGCTCGCCGGAAAGTTCTTATGGCGCTATAGCAGGTTCTTATTTAGGTCGGGTTCTCGAGATATTGTACGGTGTAAAGAACGAGAATTCCTGGATGGTAGGTTACGCATTAGTTTATGGGTTCATAGCTAAAGAAGGCTTAATAGCTTCTGTTTCTCAGCTAACCGGATTAGCTGAGGAGGAAGCGTTAAAGTCTTTAGGTCTTGACATTGCTCAGGGGGTCTCATTATTGGTGTTCATGATGTTTTACGTTCCTTGCTTAGCTACAGTAGCTACTATATATAGAGAAAGTAAAAGTTTAAGATTCACTCTAGGCGTGACAGCATATTTAGTTTTAATCGCCTTAATTGTCTCGTTGATGACCTACCGGATACTACTTATTGTGTGAA
This genomic window from Zestosphaera sp. contains:
- a CDS encoding ferritin: MSLLSPRIQELLNKQLNQELRNAYLYLSMSSYFDDLGLKGFAHYFRVQAREELGHAMKIYEFIYDAGGKVVLSEIPQPKTSWGAVSEAIEDFYVAEVENTKRFYELIDVAREEGNKAVETFLKWFIDEQVEEVSSANDLLTKIKMIGDHKPTLLMLDAKLAERK
- a CDS encoding DUF401 family protein translates to MSLVTLLTLVRLRISVGVALVIEGILIVILMNPLLLPDVFLQTLTSDRTLSLVLASFSISLLVELYSSTRMINKLSDELLGYIRRPVLIIAIVPAVMGLLPIAGGALMSAPVIASVGAVIGLSTTLMSFLNVWFRHTIFLVYPMSQVLMTAAALTGHSVIELAMYQVPIMVLMVLTGLYVTRKNSKQASALEGLIPRKSSLGGLLTFLSPILGSIIVALIARQILDTLNYYSDYSVSIGGFFGVALITYLSFSRSEEHVSSSKFFIALKSDRVMNMVLSSLGAMLIYYAMITTGISSSIGSAVSSIKFPVVMTEVLLPGFMSLISGSPIVGVTSSVPLLAGLKTFSLGDASLIYLSAFLFYVASPVHLCLVFTVQYFRESLFKVYKYLIPAIILTFSVAISYYYIILTLH
- a CDS encoding PfkB family carbohydrate kinase produces the protein MKALIIGSTTIDMLDDTSRIGGSTYYGGLTLSKYLGDETHVLTTVDDNVSSYFHETFSNLRISLHVVKCGKVPHFIIRHGKAVDVLVSECRIPALVARELINIIKPDIIFLAPVYREIDVEEYVSLLRSLRELTAFKALDIQGLVRVSTSKGIECRWREDLLDLMSLVNFTHGNLREFCFSGNTNQIIEVLVKSEKLRNTAVAITTDSLGVYLLSNGKCFKATPLKVVSVDEVGAGDVFTASVAHYAAGGKDLFYAVRAGVVSASLKVWRASDVWFTEEDLERYLPQVVFEEPCF
- the for gene encoding tungsten-containing formaldehyde ferredoxin oxidoreductase, which translates into the protein MKGWWGKILRVNLSSGTIKVHEYPQEDALNFIGGRGLAAKILWDEVRGVDPLSPDNKLIFACGPFNGLPTPSGGKMVVASKSPLTGGYGDGNLGTMASVHLRKAGYDALVVEGAAKKPVYIYIENDNVSILSAEGLWGKTTFDAEKILKETHGRDVGILSIGPGGENLVRYAVVISQEGRSGGRPGMGAVMGSKKLKAVVVRGTKEIPVADKEVLTKLSQEAYRAILDSPAYTFWRRQGTMAAVEWCNENSALPVRNFSDGIFEFSRSIDGYTMEGMKVGQRGCPYCNMICGNVVLDAEARESELDYENVALLGSNLGIGKLNEVAVLNRLADELGLDTISLGGVIGFVMEAKEKKLIKDDEAPEFGDFKKAREFVINIAYKKTELGRLAAEGVMRLSESLGGKEFAMHVKGLEVSGYNCFAYPAMALAYGTSSIGAHHKEAWVIAWEIGTAPIEGEKRKSVEYRVTYGPEKAAKVVELQRLRGGMYEVLTACRLPWVEVGLSIEYYPKLLEAITGVKYTWEDLYRVADRIYTLIRAYWVREFNGRWDRTMDYPPIRWFSEGLKKGPLRGQHLDKDKYDALLSEYYKLRGWDERGIPKKETLKKLSLEYVVPELEKHVTLE
- a CDS encoding MoaD/ThiS family protein; its protein translation is MVRLRLHGVFAHLAGQDEVYVEVNEPTPVSELLKNIIPRYEEFETKIILINGKPSGEETLVSGDDEVKVLPVLSGG
- a CDS encoding cupin domain-containing protein; protein product: MRTLKHVSRLQVEPQEPVKGVKRWVLAYGDKVMLVYFEIDEGARFPMHSHIHEQAGYIIKGRMVFKTPSKELIVSEGESYVFESNEPHEVYNPGPGKTIIIEVFSPPREDFLK
- a CDS encoding DUF47 family protein; the encoded protein is MTLWSWISRRRQWDVIRFYIEHVDKIIEVVDHAKKMIELFLTKDLEGIKDEWHKVFKYEKEADEVKRKILSELSKEIFHPIDREELVRLVLTSDDVAAYAKGWSRRLSLIEPTNLPENILNRLREMAENVHKSTLLMKNAAEKLLVNPKEVLSISNEIERLEEETDDIRHEVFKEILNYCEESKISQCLMLKEVMDSIENSADKCEDVADTLRSIALLSI
- a CDS encoding inorganic phosphate transporter, producing MNDLLLFIGLTTAACLAWSIGANDMANSTSVLVGSGTLKFRQAFILFLIFQLLGALLQGYMVMKTLGKGIVSNIEIIGAISASASAFLWITIATLIGAPISTTHSITGAVVGVGLSYMLFGFQETMINYQRIRDIIISWMISPIASMVLAIPMYRATKSLGTSNNSRTYKLLLLGFAAFAAYSFGANDVANATGVYITVTSSSFGIPDEESMRFLALLASVFIALGGLTIGYKVVTTLAYKVTRLDLNMALAAGFANALTVWVFTTIPYILFGYGLPISTTYVAAGSIIGVGVAKSGWRGVNLKTVIFIVTSWLLTLPITSGLSIAIYYVLTYIVGVRA
- a CDS encoding histidinol-phosphate transaminase, giving the protein MLRLHMNESPYPPSKTSLEYINKYSNLLNLYHVEQLYEELLNELSSYAGIDEKFIEVFAGSSPILAIMLTYAKITDSGLILTHPTFHVMYNLVDNYSIRHAYVELSKEDFTLDISRLIEVSEGHVVYLINPNNPTSNILLEDPEVLKKVAKRAKTVFIDEAYYEFSGLTFKDLVMEYDNVVIIRTVSKAFSLAGARFGYIITSEKMKKVLNSLRVGYEVPITTQAAALGALRDPYYMKEVVSKIIETREGVKKALIDAGIKVVESRTNFLFIDLGKPCRKYWELLKKDGILTLCLENIERLKEFGSCFRVTVGRPEEMNLFIKKLLEILSS
- a CDS encoding MFS transporter, giving the protein MSTWRMMYSLGAILSSLTWGLYFSFTRRYIGVELGGGLQAIMLITGLEWGFTLFAVVAGKLVKHVGDKNLVLLGISGTIPFLLALSSQEPLTLSIILSFSALSWALSWPSILTTVFSSSSISPGRAYSYFTVGTGVGYSLGSSIMGLFYSIVGPEGLFIIIAVTYFLTYLIFIVFFPKETTQAELKVSESSTSDWGLRRFLIVLLALSLTVFSRELLYVVAPSKLSLELENILDTSSEWLEYLLFGIVYGGFTALLSIPARIAAGRLTDKYNPLTLFSMTTLAYMLVYWALVKSEGLLTLLIWQIPLYPFLDTAINTYIAKQIPKEVMTAGFGVTIFFNALGGLMLLPLLANPGLDTDFLGYVVTIATTLSILLVSVNYVLKPTQ